The following nucleotide sequence is from Nitrospira sp..
AGAGCGGCCGCTGAGCGCGGCCGAGCTCCCGGCGGAGACGGACAAAAATCTCATCCTCCCGGTAGTCGCCATCCACAAACCGCACGCTCTGTATAAGTCTGGCAAAGGCCGCGTCGTCGATGCCGCCGCCGAATTGTGTCAGGCTTTCGCGGATACGATCCCGCAGTTCAGCCTCATGCCTATTCGCTTTGGCCACCCCAATCACGGGCACCGTCAGATGCCCTCGCTTGATCATGGCCTGCAGGGCGGGAAAGATCTTCTTGAATGCCAAATCTCCCGTGGCGCCGAACAGCACGAGTGCATCTGCCTGTGACTCAATCATGCTGGCCTCCCAATGACATCACGCGCATCCATTCCCTCTAATACGGTCCTGCCATGGCCGCGCCGTGCGACCACCGAAGGGACGGATCCCTGAACGCGCTTCATGCCAGCACCTGCTCCACCACCGACCTCAGCCTCGCCAAGCCTGCGTGGACGTCGGTTCCCAGATGCACTCGCAGCAGCCGCCTTCCTCGCTCCACCAAGACCTGAACATCTCCCCGTGCCTGAGCCGCCTTGACGATACCGAACGTATATCGATGACCGGGCACAGGCAGATCTGCGGCATCCTCGCAGGTGATTTGGAGAAAGAGACCCGTATTCGGTCCTCCTTTATAGGCCTGTCCCGTGGAATGGAGAAATCGCGGGCCAAACCCCATGCAGGTGGCGACGTGTTTGACGTTCCGCACCCTCAGACGTATGGCTTGGAGCTCCGCCTCATGTGCGGGATCCATCTCAAGATAAGCCAGCAAAGCAAAGTACTCGCCGGTTGCGAGCCGATTCAGATGGGCTGCGAGATACCGTCCGAGCGACGGAGTTGGACCTGCCGTTGCCCGGAGCGCTTGGGCATAGACTGGATCAGCAAACAGTGCGATCCCGCCCTCTTCGAGAATCGGAGATTCCGGGGGAAGCGTCCCGGTTCGTTCATACTCCGCGGTCAACTCCTTGGTAGCTAATTTGCTGGCCTCAACATCCGGCTGGTCGAATGGATTGAGGTCCATGATCGCCCCCGCCACCGCCGTGGCAAATTCCCAGCGGAAAAATTCCTGCCCCAAGTCGTAGAGTTCACCCACTGTCATGCGGACGATCGGGTGTCCCGCCCGCTCGAGCAGATCGACGGCTTCGTCTTGGCTCTTCTCCGGAGCCGCCTGCAATCGGATATAGATGAATAGACGATCCGCGCCATAGACTGCGGGATGTCCCACGGGCTCACGATCGACCGGAATGATTCCCTTGCCCGCCTTGCCGGTCGACTCGGCCAGCAGTTGTTCGAGCCAGGCACCGAACGAAGCCAGGCCTGGTGAGGCCACAATCGTCACCTTATCGCGGCCGTGCTTCGCGAACACCCCGAGGATCGTGCCCAGTTTCAAGCCGGGATTCTCGTCGACAGGGACAGACGGGAAACAGGCCTCCACCATTTCTTCCGCACTCTCGAGAAACTGAGCGATATCGAGCCCCATGACCGCTGCGGGCACCATGCCGAAATTCGACAGCGCCGAATAGCGGCCTCCGATCGTCGGCACGCCGAAATAGAGATGCCGAAAATCATTGGCTTCAGCGATTTGTTGCAATGGAGAACCGGGGTCCGTGATCGCGATGAATTGCCGGACGGCGGCTTTGGCCCCGACAAGCCGCTGGACCCGTTCAAAAAAATAGTGTTTCAGAATCATCGGCTCAAGAGTACTCCCGGACTTGCTCGACACGATGAACAGCGTGCTTGCGAGCTGGATTCGTTTCTCAACGGTTCTGATCTGGGCCGGATCGGTTGAATCGAGCACGTGGAGTTCCGGATATCCCGCTTGCCTGCCAAACGTCTGCTTGAGGACTTCAGGGCAAAGACTCGACCCGCCCATTCCCAACAATAGGACATGGGTAAACCCCCTGCGCCAGGTTTCTCCCGCCAGGTTGGTGAGCAAGGGGAAATGGGCCAACTGTTGATCGGTAATATCCAACCACCCAAGCCACCGGTGCTCGTCCTCGTCAGTCCAGAGAGACGGGTCACGATTCCACAGGCGTCCGACCCTGTCAGCCTCGCTCCATTCTTTGAGGGAGGCCCGGACTTCGGCAGTCACATCCGCCGGAAGCGAGTAGGACCAACCATTGAGTCGCACAGAATCGTTCCCCCGGGAGTGCGACTCGACGGCAACCAGCAGTTGGTCGAAGGCGTCGCTGAACGATTGCAATCCCTCCTCCAGCAGTCGGTCGGTTATCGCGTTCATTGAGATTCCTGCCTGCTCTAACGCACGCATCACGGTTTTCGCGTCATCAAGGTCCTTCGTCAGCCGGCTCTCAGGACGGCCATGATCGCGAAAAGCGTCAAGCGTCGCGGGCGGCACGGTGTTGACCGTCTCTGGACCGATCAGTTCCTCGACATATTGCACGTCGCGATACTGAGGGTTTTTGGTGCCGGTACTCGCCCAGAGCAGCCGTTGGGTCGTGGCTCCCCGCCTCGCAAGGGCTTCCCAGCGAGGGCCGGAAAAGAGAGCCTGATAGCGTTGATAGGCCAACTTGGCATTGGCCACGGCGACCGTTCCCTGGAGACTCCGGAGGCTCGCTCGTTCCTCCGCATCAGTCGAGTGTTTCAGACGGGCGGAAATTTCGGCGTCCGCCGCCGTATCAATACGACTCACGAAGAAACTGGCCACGCTCGCCACGCTTCCGAGGTCACCGCTCCGCGTCGACAACTCTTCCAGCCCCGCGAGGTAGGCGTCGGCGACCGACTCGTAGGCGTCCTGCGAAAACAGAAGCGTCACGTTGACGTTGATGCCCAACCCAATCAATTGCCGAATCGCCGGGATACCCGCAGGCGTGGCCGGCACCTTGATCATCACGTTGTCGCGCCCGACCGCTCCCCACAGACGCTTCGCCTCGTTGAGCGTCCCCTGTGTGTCATGAGCCACATGGGGCGACACCTCCAGGCTCACATAGCCGTCACGCCGCTTCGTGCGGGCATAGACCGGTTGCAACAGGTCGGCTGCCGATTGAATATCCTCGATGGCCAGCCGCTCATAACAAGCCTTCGCATCCAGACCTGGTTCCCGTCGGAGGGCGCTCAAGGCGCTGGCATAGTCCGAGCTGCCGGTGATGGCTTTCTCGAAGATGGCGGGATTTGACGTCACGCCGCCCACTCCCTCTTCAGCGATCAACCGTTGCAATGCCCCGCCGGTGATGAAGCTCCGCCGAATATAATCCAACCAGACTGATTGGCCGAATGCCTGAAGCGCGCGAACGGGATTCGTAATCCTGATTTGTGTGGCATGCATCATGAGATCTCCTTGGTCGTGACTCGTTGGTCGTTCGTTCCTCTCGATGCGGCGTGCGTCGATGCCCTCAATACCGGTTACTGGCCAGTCGTTCCTTGACCACGGTGAACAATCGATCGGGAGTAAACCCGAACTTCCGTTGCAGTTCTTTGAGCGGCGCTGACGCCCCGAAGGTATTCATGCCCATACTGATCCCGGCCGGACCGACATAGCGGTCCCACCCGGTGGTGGCGGCTTGTTCGACGGAAATCCGAATCGTGACGTGGGGAGGGAGCACCTGCTCGCGGTAGGCTCGATTCTGCCGCTCAAACAATTCCCAGCAAGGCATGCTGACCACCCGTACCTGCACACCGTCGGCGGTCAGTCGTTCATAGGCCGCGAGGCAGAGCGCCACTTCACTCCCCGTCGCTAACAACAGGACCTCCGGATATCCCCCTGGCGCCTCAGCCAGAACATAGGCGCCTCGGTCCAAACCAGCGGCAGGCGCATATTTCGTGCGATCGAGAGTCGGAAGCGCCTGCCTGCTCAAGATCAGTGCAGCGGGCTCATGATGGAGCTGCATGATCACACGCCAGGCCTCCACGACTTCATTGGCGTCGGCCGGTCGAATGACGAGCAGGCCCGGAATCGCCCGTAATGCCGCCAACTGCTCGATCGGCTGATGGGTCGGGCCATCTTCCCCCACGCCGATCGAATCGTGCGTAAACACATGGATGACCGGAAGTTCCATGATGGCACTGAGTCTGATCGCCGGTTTCGCATAATCGCTGAAGATCAGGAAGCCGGACCCGAAGGCCCGCACTTTCGAGAGGGAGAGGCCATTGACGATCGACGCCATCGCGTGTTCTCGCACCCCGAAATGCAGATTTCTTCCCCCATGATTCGTGGGAGTGAAATCACCGGCCTCTTCGGAGGTCAGGCGAGTCTTCGTTGACGGAGCCAGGTCCGCCGAGCCCCCGATGAGCCACGGCACGCGACCTGCCAGGACATTCAGCACCGTCGCGGATGCATCTCTCCCTGCCAGTCCCTTCGAATTAGTCGGAAAGATCGGCAAATTATGGTCCCACCCGATGGGCAGCTCTCGGCGTTGCATCTGAAACAGAGCTTCCGCCAGTTCTGGGTAGGTCTGTCGATAGGTAGCGAATCGCCTCATCCACTGCTCACGCGCCAGTCGTCCTCGTGTGCCCATGAGATGCTGGAAATGCTCCGGCACACCGGCAGGTATGAGAAATCGTGCATCCTCCGGCCACCCGTAGTAGCGTTTCGCCAGCTTGACCTCCTCTTCGCCCAACGGCTCTCCGTGCGCTGCGCTGCTGTCCTGCTTGTGAGGCGATCCATAGGCGATATGACTATCGACAATGATCAGGGTCGGCCGGTCCTGGGTCTCCCGAAAGGTCGTCAGTGCCCGATCGAGCATGAAGAGGTCGTTGGCGTCGGCCACTCTCGTCACCTTCCACCCGTAGGCGAAGAAACGAGCCGCCACGTCTTCACTGAAGGCCAGGTCTGTGCGTCCTTCGATCGTGATGTGATTGTTGTCGTAGATCCAACAGAGATTGGACAGTTTGAGATGCCCGGCTAACGATGCCGCCTCTCCCGTCACCCCTTCCATCATGCAGCCGTCTCCGCAGAGTGCATAGACGTCGTAGTTGATCATCTGGAAATCCGGGCGATTAAAGTACGTCCCCATCCAACGGCCGGCGATGGCCATCCCCACGCTCGTGGCGGCGCCTTGTCCCAATGGTCCAGTCGTCGTCTCCACCCCGGTCGTCCAGCGATATTCCGGATGACCTGGGCACTTGCTGTTCAACTGCCGGAACTGCTTGATGTCGTCCAGCGTCACCGCCGGCTTTCCCACCGTCTCGTACTGAGGGTTGACCGCCTTCACGCCGCAAAGATGCAGCAACGAATAGAGCAACATGGAGGCATGGCCGATCGAGAGCACGAACCGGTCGCGATTCGGCCAGATCGGATCTTGAGGGTCGAACCGTAGAAAATGCTGCCACAAGCCGTAGACCACCGGGGCTAGGGCCATCGCCGTGCCTGGATGTCCAGAATTTGCCTGCTGGACCGCATCTATCGAGAGGGTCCTGATGGTGTTGATACATTGCTCATCGATGCGTTGGATGGTCATCACGCCTCCGATCTGTTCACGTGAGCCTCACGCATGTCGAACGCCTGCCGAGTCCTCATATGAACCGATGTCGAATACACGGCCTCCATCATGACAACGGGTTCAGCCTGTTCCATGCCGGAGAGGAGAGCGTTAGCGCATCCCGCCACCGGGCCGTGCCCCACCCCGTTCTGTCTCTCTATCCGACCTAAGCCGTGCAGGGCTACGGCCGCCCTCCGGCCCGAGTGAGCCTGATCCGGGCCCGATGGAAGGAGAAAGGGGGGACGTCGGTGTTCCGAGATCAGGACTCCGTGGCGGGACATAAGACTTGGACATCCCGTCACGCGCTCCATGATCAAGCCATGCCTCCCAGGAACTCCTCGGCGCCCTCGTCACTTCCGACGACTCGGAAAGGCCGGTAGGGGAAGTTCGCTCCAATCCACGAGACTGGCCCTGCGCGATGACAGGACTCGCGATCAGTGACATGAGCATGAAGGTGCGCAGCATGCCGTGATTCATGACTATCCTTCTCCTTTCTTCTTGTCCCCGCGGAACAGGCTTCCCGCAGGCGTCAGTGGAACAGTGCGGGACCCTGAACCGCCTCTCATCTCATTGCCATCTCAGCGTGGATGTTCCGTGACCAACAGCGGCGAACTTGTTGAACGCATTCAACGCCGCAACGTTGTAACACTCCGCCAAGGTCGGGTAGTTGAAGACCGACCGCAGGAAGTAGGACAGTCCGCCGCCTAATTCCAACACCGCCTGTCCGATATGGATCAGTTCCGTCGCGCCGGTGCCCACCGCATGGATGCCGAGCAGCCGCTGGTCCTCGCGATGGAACAGCAATTTGAGAAACCCGCTTTCGTCTCCGAGAATCTGTCCTCGTGCGATCTCTCCATAGCGCGCAATACCGGTTTCGTAGGGCTCCTTCTTCTGCGTCAGTTCATGTTCCGGAGGTCCGATCGCCGAGATCTCCGGAATGGAGTAGATACCGATCGGCAGATGTTCGACCATCTGCCCTGGATCCACGCCGAAGGCATAGGAGGCCGCCAGTCGCCCCTGCAGAAATGAAGTCGACGCCAAACTCGGATAGCCGATGACGTCGCCAACGGCGAAAATATGCGGCACCGCCGTTCTGAATTGCCGGTCCACAGTCAGTCGGCCGCGCTCATCTGACTTGAGACCCACCGCATCCAGATTCAAACAGCCAGTGGCTCCGATTCGCCCGACCGAAAAGAGGACTTGGTCGGCGACGATCATTTTCCCCGACTCCAGATGGACGACCGCCTGCCGCGGGTTTCCAGTCGTGACCTCCAGCCGCTCGACGGCTTCTCCCAAGCGAAATGTGACCCGCTGCTTTCTCATCTGCTGCATGAGTTCGTCGACGCTCTCACGATCCAAAAACTCTAAGAGCCGGTCGCGCTTATCCACCAGGATTACCTGGATGTGAAGCGCAGCAAACACCGATGCATACTCGATGCCGATAATTCCCCCACCGACAACGACGAGCTTCTTGGGTAGTCTCTGCAACCGCACGAGATCATCGCTCGTCAGGATGAGGTCACCATCCGCCGGCACACCGGGGGGCGAAGCCGGATAGGTTCCCACCGCAATGACAATGTTCTCCGCCGTGACCATCCGCCGCCCCTCACCAGACGCCACCAGCAGCGTATGCGGATCCACAAACGAGGCCTCTCCTCTGATCATCTGCACCTCGTTCCGGAACAGCTGTTGTTCAATCACCTGCGATTCGTGACGTCCGACCATCCCCACACGTTGGAGGAGCGCCTCCACCGAAGGGCGGCGCATGTTCTCGCCATCGAGACGAAATGCCGGGTCTCGGTACACTCCGCCGCCCTGAGACAGGGACCACACTGCTTCGCGAAATGTCTTGCTCGGGATCGTCCCCATCTCCAAACAGACGCCTCCCAGGGAAGGACGTTTCTCCACGACGGCAGCCCGTTTGCCGAGTTTCGCGGCCTGAATCGCGGCCCGTTGCCCCGCGGGACCGCTGCCGATGCACAAGAGATCAAAATCATAGCCTGCCCTCATGAGGCGTCTCCTCTTGCCACGGAGCCGACTGAACGGCTCCTGATGGAGTTACAGTGCTGTGCTAGTCACGGCTC
It contains:
- a CDS encoding bifunctional transaldolase/phosoglucose isomerase, which codes for MMHATQIRITNPVRALQAFGQSVWLDYIRRSFITGGALQRLIAEEGVGGVTSNPAIFEKAITGSSDYASALSALRREPGLDAKACYERLAIEDIQSAADLLQPVYARTKRRDGYVSLEVSPHVAHDTQGTLNEAKRLWGAVGRDNVMIKVPATPAGIPAIRQLIGLGINVNVTLLFSQDAYESVADAYLAGLEELSTRSGDLGSVASVASFFVSRIDTAADAEISARLKHSTDAEERASLRSLQGTVAVANAKLAYQRYQALFSGPRWEALARRGATTQRLLWASTGTKNPQYRDVQYVEELIGPETVNTVPPATLDAFRDHGRPESRLTKDLDDAKTVMRALEQAGISMNAITDRLLEEGLQSFSDAFDQLLVAVESHSRGNDSVRLNGWSYSLPADVTAEVRASLKEWSEADRVGRLWNRDPSLWTDEDEHRWLGWLDITDQQLAHFPLLTNLAGETWRRGFTHVLLLGMGGSSLCPEVLKQTFGRQAGYPELHVLDSTDPAQIRTVEKRIQLASTLFIVSSKSGSTLEPMILKHYFFERVQRLVGAKAAVRQFIAITDPGSPLQQIAEANDFRHLYFGVPTIGGRYSALSNFGMVPAAVMGLDIAQFLESAEEMVEACFPSVPVDENPGLKLGTILGVFAKHGRDKVTIVASPGLASFGAWLEQLLAESTGKAGKGIIPVDREPVGHPAVYGADRLFIYIRLQAAPEKSQDEAVDLLERAGHPIVRMTVGELYDLGQEFFRWEFATAVAGAIMDLNPFDQPDVEASKLATKELTAEYERTGTLPPESPILEEGGIALFADPVYAQALRATAGPTPSLGRYLAAHLNRLATGEYFALLAYLEMDPAHEAELQAIRLRVRNVKHVATCMGFGPRFLHSTGQAYKGGPNTGLFLQITCEDAADLPVPGHRYTFGIVKAAQARGDVQVLVERGRRLLRVHLGTDVHAGLARLRSVVEQVLA
- the tkt gene encoding transketolase, producing the protein MTIQRIDEQCINTIRTLSIDAVQQANSGHPGTAMALAPVVYGLWQHFLRFDPQDPIWPNRDRFVLSIGHASMLLYSLLHLCGVKAVNPQYETVGKPAVTLDDIKQFRQLNSKCPGHPEYRWTTGVETTTGPLGQGAATSVGMAIAGRWMGTYFNRPDFQMINYDVYALCGDGCMMEGVTGEAASLAGHLKLSNLCWIYDNNHITIEGRTDLAFSEDVAARFFAYGWKVTRVADANDLFMLDRALTTFRETQDRPTLIIVDSHIAYGSPHKQDSSAAHGEPLGEEEVKLAKRYYGWPEDARFLIPAGVPEHFQHLMGTRGRLAREQWMRRFATYRQTYPELAEALFQMQRRELPIGWDHNLPIFPTNSKGLAGRDASATVLNVLAGRVPWLIGGSADLAPSTKTRLTSEEAGDFTPTNHGGRNLHFGVREHAMASIVNGLSLSKVRAFGSGFLIFSDYAKPAIRLSAIMELPVIHVFTHDSIGVGEDGPTHQPIEQLAALRAIPGLLVIRPADANEVVEAWRVIMQLHHEPAALILSRQALPTLDRTKYAPAAGLDRGAYVLAEAPGGYPEVLLLATGSEVALCLAAYERLTADGVQVRVVSMPCWELFERQNRAYREQVLPPHVTIRISVEQAATTGWDRYVGPAGISMGMNTFGASAPLKELQRKFGFTPDRLFTVVKERLASNRY
- the sthA gene encoding Si-specific NAD(P)(+) transhydrogenase, coding for MRAGYDFDLLCIGSGPAGQRAAIQAAKLGKRAAVVEKRPSLGGVCLEMGTIPSKTFREAVWSLSQGGGVYRDPAFRLDGENMRRPSVEALLQRVGMVGRHESQVIEQQLFRNEVQMIRGEASFVDPHTLLVASGEGRRMVTAENIVIAVGTYPASPPGVPADGDLILTSDDLVRLQRLPKKLVVVGGGIIGIEYASVFAALHIQVILVDKRDRLLEFLDRESVDELMQQMRKQRVTFRLGEAVERLEVTTGNPRQAVVHLESGKMIVADQVLFSVGRIGATGCLNLDAVGLKSDERGRLTVDRQFRTAVPHIFAVGDVIGYPSLASTSFLQGRLAASYAFGVDPGQMVEHLPIGIYSIPEISAIGPPEHELTQKKEPYETGIARYGEIARGQILGDESGFLKLLFHREDQRLLGIHAVGTGATELIHIGQAVLELGGGLSYFLRSVFNYPTLAECYNVAALNAFNKFAAVGHGTSTLRWQ